In Bradyrhizobium guangxiense, the following are encoded in one genomic region:
- a CDS encoding SDR family NAD(P)-dependent oxidoreductase: MTLFDMKGKVAVITGSTRGIGLAIAERMAEHGAKVVISSRKADVCEQVAKGINDKFGKGSAVAVAANISSKENLQNLVDESNRAFGKIDVLVCNAASNPYYGPLAGISDDQFRKILDNNIVANNWLISMVVPQMIERKDGSIIIVSSIGGLKGSTILGAYAISKAADMQLARNLACEYGKHNIRVNCIAPGLIKTDFAKALWDNPENLKASTSRSPLLRIGIPDEIAGAAVFLGSKAGDFMTGQTMVIDGGATIS; this comes from the coding sequence ATGACCTTGTTCGACATGAAGGGAAAAGTCGCCGTCATCACCGGTTCGACGCGCGGCATCGGGCTTGCGATCGCCGAGCGCATGGCCGAGCACGGCGCCAAGGTGGTGATCTCCTCGCGCAAGGCCGACGTCTGCGAGCAGGTGGCGAAAGGCATCAACGACAAGTTCGGCAAGGGCAGCGCGGTCGCGGTCGCCGCCAACATCTCGTCAAAAGAGAACCTGCAAAACCTCGTCGACGAGAGCAACCGCGCCTTCGGCAAGATCGACGTGCTGGTCTGCAACGCCGCCTCGAATCCGTATTACGGTCCGCTCGCCGGCATCTCCGACGATCAGTTCAGGAAGATTCTGGATAACAACATCGTCGCCAACAATTGGCTGATCTCGATGGTGGTGCCGCAGATGATCGAGCGCAAGGACGGCTCGATCATCATCGTGTCCTCGATCGGCGGCCTCAAGGGATCGACCATCCTCGGCGCCTACGCGATCTCGAAGGCCGCCGACATGCAGCTCGCGCGCAACCTCGCCTGCGAATACGGCAAGCACAACATCCGCGTGAACTGTATCGCGCCGGGCCTGATCAAGACCGATTTCGCCAAGGCGCTGTGGGACAATCCGGAGAACCTGAAGGCCTCGACCTCGCGCTCGCCGCTCTTGCGCATCGGCATTCCCGACGAGATCGCAGGCGCTGCCGTGTTCCTGGGCTCGAAAGCTGGCGACTTCATGACCGGCCAGACCATGGTGATCGACGGCGGCGCGACGATCAGTTGA
- a CDS encoding histidine phosphatase family protein, with protein sequence MAGVDRPNVVVTRWWWVRHAPVRNDGGNIYGQSDIACDTSDTYVFNAVAKVLPRTAIWYASNLMRTHQTAEAIWEAGFPRPASMKWEADLAEQNLGRWQGMNRAQFIASRPVGASWFADINEPAPGGESFMDLYNRTRRTIERINVEAAGQDIIAVAHGGTIKAALGLALDSQPERGLSFDIDNCSVTRLDYFASPERTVWRLPMVNQQPWIADPAHAAMHQLAGPEVKKLA encoded by the coding sequence ATGGCAGGTGTAGACAGGCCCAATGTGGTGGTCACGCGGTGGTGGTGGGTCCGCCACGCGCCGGTGCGCAACGATGGCGGCAACATCTACGGTCAGAGCGATATCGCCTGCGACACCAGCGATACCTATGTGTTCAACGCCGTTGCCAAGGTGCTGCCACGCACTGCCATCTGGTATGCGAGCAATCTGATGCGCACGCATCAGACCGCGGAAGCGATCTGGGAAGCCGGCTTTCCGCGGCCTGCGTCGATGAAGTGGGAGGCGGACCTCGCCGAGCAGAATCTCGGCCGCTGGCAGGGCATGAACCGCGCCCAGTTCATCGCCAGCCGCCCCGTCGGCGCGAGCTGGTTCGCGGACATCAACGAGCCTGCGCCCGGCGGCGAGAGTTTCATGGATCTCTACAACCGCACCCGCCGCACCATCGAGCGCATCAACGTTGAGGCGGCCGGGCAAGACATCATCGCGGTCGCACATGGCGGCACGATCAAGGCGGCGTTGGGACTTGCGCTCGACAGCCAGCCGGAGCGCGGGTTGTCGTTCGACATCGACAATTGCTCGGTGACGCGGCTCGATTATTTCGCAAGTCCCGAGCGTACGGTCTGGCGGTTGCCGATGGTGAACCAGCAGCCCTGGATCGCGGATCCAGCGCACGCGGCGATGCACCAGCTGGCGGGGCCGGAAGTCAAGAAGCTCGCGTGA
- a CDS encoding SDR family NAD(P)-dependent oxidoreductase, with protein MGRLQGKSVIITGAGSGIGRAAAHLFTREGAKLIAVDRTEAVKETVEEIKKAGGIAEAMVADAGSEKDVIAVIDKAVTTHGRLDVIWANAGISGGLVPIPEQTVEHWQEILRINLIGPFLAVKHAMPHMVKQQSGAIVLTASVAGLKAGASGHPYAASKAGVISLVQTTAYSLTGTGVRINAVCPGLIETGMTKPIFDRAKERGTQDKIGQLNPLKRPGQPHELAAMGLFLASDEASYVNGQAFPVDGGLTASMPYTGKPV; from the coding sequence ATGGGCCGCCTGCAAGGCAAATCCGTCATCATCACCGGCGCCGGCAGCGGTATCGGCCGTGCGGCAGCACACCTCTTCACCAGGGAAGGCGCCAAGCTGATCGCGGTCGATCGCACCGAGGCGGTGAAGGAGACGGTCGAGGAGATCAAGAAAGCCGGTGGCATTGCGGAGGCCATGGTGGCGGATGCGGGCTCCGAAAAGGACGTCATCGCCGTCATCGACAAGGCGGTGACGACGCACGGCCGGCTCGACGTGATCTGGGCCAATGCCGGCATCTCCGGTGGGCTCGTCCCGATTCCCGAGCAGACGGTGGAGCATTGGCAGGAGATCCTTCGCATCAATCTGATCGGACCGTTCCTCGCGGTGAAGCATGCGATGCCGCACATGGTGAAGCAGCAGTCCGGCGCGATCGTGCTGACAGCGTCCGTCGCGGGCCTCAAGGCCGGCGCCAGCGGACATCCTTATGCCGCGAGCAAGGCCGGCGTGATCAGCCTGGTGCAGACCACCGCCTATTCGCTCACCGGCACCGGCGTGCGCATCAACGCGGTGTGCCCGGGCCTGATCGAGACCGGCATGACAAAGCCGATCTTCGACCGCGCCAAGGAGCGCGGTACCCAGGACAAGATCGGCCAGCTCAACCCGCTCAAGCGCCCCGGCCAACCGCACGAGCTCGCGGCGATGGGCCTGTTCCTGGCTAGCGACGAGGCGTCGTATGTGAACGGTCAAGCCTTCCCGGTCGACGGCGGCCTGACCGCGTCGATGCCGTACACGGGCAAGCCGGTCTAA
- the argE gene encoding acetylornithine deacetylase: protein MPSSRSNRIRKLLADLVGFDTVSDRTNLPLIAHIESYLATFGIKGERIVDATGQKASLWVTIGPEDRPGFVLSGHTDVVPVAGQDWSHDPFKLVERDGRLYGRGTTDMKGFVAVCLAMVPEMVEAKLATPIHLAISYDEEIGCVGVRPMLGEIAKKTVRPLGAFIGEPTEMKVIIGHKGKHGVRATFHGLARHSSIAPDGVNAIEYAADLITEIRRRAVALAAARATDSLYDVPHSTLLTSIVHGGAALNIVPDTCTVEFECRGIGITESREVTDAIVAWAKAEIEPAMKARHPDCGIDFEEILDYPALDTAADAAIVTLAKSLAGRNDHAKVAFGTEASLFASMADIPSVVIGPGAIAQAHTPDEFVEMAELEKCAGFVERLIAHCAKG, encoded by the coding sequence ATGCCAAGCTCAAGATCCAACCGTATTCGCAAGCTCCTCGCCGACCTCGTCGGTTTCGACACCGTCAGTGACCGCACCAACCTGCCCCTGATCGCTCATATCGAGAGCTACCTCGCCACGTTCGGCATCAAGGGCGAGCGCATCGTCGATGCCACCGGGCAAAAGGCCTCGCTATGGGTCACGATCGGACCGGAGGACCGGCCGGGCTTCGTGCTGTCGGGCCACACCGACGTCGTGCCTGTCGCGGGCCAGGACTGGAGTCACGATCCGTTCAAGCTGGTCGAGCGCGACGGTAGGCTCTATGGCCGCGGCACCACCGACATGAAGGGCTTCGTCGCGGTATGCCTCGCCATGGTCCCGGAGATGGTGGAGGCCAAGCTCGCAACACCGATTCATCTAGCGATCTCCTATGACGAGGAGATCGGCTGCGTCGGGGTACGGCCGATGCTCGGCGAGATCGCGAAGAAGACGGTCCGGCCGCTCGGCGCCTTCATCGGCGAGCCGACCGAGATGAAGGTGATCATCGGCCACAAGGGCAAGCACGGCGTGCGCGCGACCTTTCACGGGCTCGCCCGCCATTCCTCGATCGCGCCCGACGGCGTCAACGCGATCGAATATGCGGCCGATCTGATCACCGAGATCCGCCGCCGTGCCGTGGCACTCGCGGCCGCGCGGGCGACGGACAGCCTCTACGACGTTCCGCACTCGACGCTGCTCACCAGTATCGTGCATGGCGGCGCGGCGCTGAACATCGTGCCCGACACCTGCACGGTCGAGTTCGAATGCCGCGGCATCGGCATCACCGAGTCGCGCGAGGTGACGGACGCGATCGTCGCCTGGGCCAAAGCCGAGATCGAGCCGGCGATGAAGGCGCGGCATCCGGATTGCGGCATCGATTTCGAGGAGATCCTCGACTACCCCGCACTCGACACCGCCGCCGACGCCGCAATTGTCACGCTCGCCAAGAGCCTTGCCGGCCGCAACGACCACGCCAAGGTCGCGTTCGGCACCGAAGCCAGCTTGTTCGCCAGCATGGCCGATATTCCATCAGTGGTGATCGGCCCGGGCGCGATCGCGCAGGCGCATACGCCGGATGAGTTCGTGGAGATGGCCGAGTTGGAGAAATGCGCGGGCTTCGTGGAGAGGCTGATCGCGCATTGTGCGAAGGGGTAG
- a CDS encoding immunity 8 family protein: MEGKVRPQLKSLFSPDADPIDQFMPDGPFGILIMAMIGPADSLGEESFDFMLCTPDWFASHMKSDIVEGRHYLFVKDFNYAQLKRFVENYCVKCSANTWPEVAQKLARLGKWEFEDYAEYKPPPAAW, translated from the coding sequence ATGGAAGGGAAAGTTCGACCACAACTGAAGTCGCTCTTCAGTCCGGACGCCGATCCGATTGATCAATTTATGCCGGACGGACCGTTCGGCATTTTGATCATGGCGATGATTGGACCTGCGGACAGCTTGGGTGAAGAGTCGTTCGACTTCATGCTCTGCACTCCCGACTGGTTCGCTTCGCATATGAAGAGCGACATCGTCGAAGGGAGGCACTACCTTTTCGTCAAGGATTTCAACTACGCGCAACTAAAAAGGTTTGTCGAAAACTATTGCGTCAAATGTTCTGCAAACACATGGCCTGAGGTGGCCCAGAAGCTGGCTCGGCTCGGGAAATGGGAGTTTGAGGACTACGCGGAATACAAGCCGCCCCCAGCAGCGTGGTAG
- a CDS encoding phosphotransferase family protein, with amino-acid sequence MADGVRKDEEFSGTKPVEERHRFDELRLEAWMRENVEGFEGPLVVLQFKGGQSNPTYRLNTPNRSYVMRRKPFGKLLPSAHAVDREYRVIAALGKQGFPVARAYALCQDDSVIGAAFYIMSMEEGRVFWDPTLPSQDNDARRKIFTSKIETLAKLHMYDPTAIGLGDFGKPGNYFARQIDRWTKQYRASETQHIPEFEKVAEWLPKTVPEQARVSIVHGDYRLDNMIFHATEPRVQAVLDWELSTLGDPMADFTYLLMQWIMPGLQGVDLKALNIPSLEEAAQIYCNVTRMSVPDLNWYFSYNLFRLAGITQGIAGRIRDGTAANAKALESAKRTVPLSQASWEYAQKAGAV; translated from the coding sequence GTGGCTGACGGCGTCAGGAAAGACGAAGAGTTCTCGGGCACCAAGCCGGTCGAGGAGCGGCATCGTTTCGACGAGCTGCGCCTGGAAGCCTGGATGCGCGAGAACGTCGAAGGTTTCGAGGGGCCACTGGTCGTGCTCCAGTTCAAGGGTGGCCAGTCCAATCCGACCTATCGCCTGAATACGCCGAACCGTTCCTACGTGATGCGGCGCAAGCCGTTCGGCAAATTGCTGCCGTCGGCCCACGCCGTCGATCGCGAATACCGGGTGATCGCAGCGCTCGGCAAGCAGGGTTTTCCCGTCGCGCGCGCCTACGCGCTGTGCCAGGACGACAGCGTGATCGGCGCGGCCTTCTACATCATGTCGATGGAGGAGGGCCGGGTGTTCTGGGATCCGACGCTGCCGAGCCAGGACAACGATGCGCGGCGCAAGATCTTCACCAGCAAGATCGAGACGCTGGCGAAGCTGCACATGTACGATCCCACCGCGATCGGCCTCGGCGACTTCGGCAAGCCCGGCAATTATTTCGCGCGCCAGATCGACCGCTGGACCAAGCAGTATCGGGCGTCCGAGACGCAGCACATCCCTGAGTTCGAGAAGGTCGCCGAATGGCTGCCCAAGACCGTGCCGGAGCAGGCGCGCGTCTCGATCGTCCATGGCGACTATCGCCTCGACAACATGATTTTCCACGCGACGGAACCGCGCGTGCAGGCCGTGCTGGATTGGGAGCTGTCGACGCTCGGCGATCCCATGGCCGACTTCACCTACCTATTGATGCAGTGGATCATGCCGGGCCTGCAGGGCGTCGACCTCAAGGCGCTCAACATCCCGAGCCTGGAAGAGGCCGCGCAGATCTACTGCAACGTCACCAGGATGAGCGTGCCAGACCTCAACTGGTACTTCTCCTACAATCTGTTCCGCCTCGCGGGCATCACCCAAGGCATCGCCGGCCGCATCCGCGATGGCACCGCCGCTAATGCCAAGGCGCTCGAATCCGCCAAGCGCACCGTGCCGCTGTCGCAGGCCTCATGGGAATACGCGCAGAAGGCGGGAGCGGTGTAG
- a CDS encoding acyl-CoA dehydrogenase family protein, with translation MDFDLSPKQKEWLDRVRSFMAKHVRPAVPIYDQQDHSGERWKVIPILEDLKKKAKAEGLWNMFMPPSEHEDDEFHGAGLTNLEYALLSEEMGRITWASEVFNCSAPDTGNMEVFIRYGSKEQKRKWLRPLMDGEIRSAFLMTEPAVASSDATNIETRIERDGDHYVINGRKWWSSGVGDPRCKIAILMGKTDFKAAKHQQQSQILVPLDTPGIKVEKMLPVFGFDDAPHGHAQVLLENVRVPKENILLGEGRGFEIAQGRLGPGRIHHCMRTIGKAEEALEKMVKRLSSRTAFGKKIVEHSVWEQRIGEARTNIDMTRLLCLKAADMMDKVGNKTAQAEIAMIKVAAPNMALKIIDEAIQAFGGAGVSDEAGLAKDYAHIRTLRLADGPDEVHNRAIARLEVRKYANSPSH, from the coding sequence ATGGATTTCGATCTGTCCCCCAAGCAGAAGGAATGGCTCGACCGCGTGCGGTCCTTCATGGCCAAGCACGTGCGCCCGGCGGTGCCGATCTACGACCAGCAGGATCACAGCGGCGAGCGCTGGAAGGTGATCCCGATCCTGGAGGACCTCAAGAAGAAGGCGAAGGCCGAAGGCCTCTGGAACATGTTCATGCCGCCGTCCGAGCATGAGGATGACGAATTCCATGGCGCGGGATTGACCAACCTCGAATACGCGCTGCTGTCGGAAGAGATGGGCCGCATCACCTGGGCCTCGGAAGTGTTCAACTGTTCCGCGCCCGACACCGGCAACATGGAAGTGTTCATCCGCTACGGCAGCAAGGAGCAGAAGCGCAAATGGCTGCGTCCGCTGATGGACGGCGAGATCCGCTCGGCCTTCTTGATGACGGAACCCGCAGTCGCCTCGTCGGACGCCACCAACATCGAGACCCGCATCGAGCGCGACGGCGATCACTACGTCATCAACGGCCGCAAATGGTGGTCGTCGGGCGTCGGCGATCCCCGCTGCAAGATCGCGATCCTGATGGGCAAGACCGATTTCAAGGCGGCCAAGCACCAGCAGCAGTCGCAGATCCTGGTTCCGCTCGACACGCCCGGCATCAAGGTCGAGAAGATGCTTCCGGTGTTCGGTTTCGACGACGCGCCGCACGGCCACGCGCAGGTTCTGCTCGAGAACGTCCGCGTGCCCAAGGAGAACATCCTGCTCGGCGAGGGCCGCGGCTTCGAGATCGCGCAGGGCCGTCTCGGCCCTGGTCGTATCCATCACTGCATGCGTACCATCGGCAAGGCCGAGGAGGCGCTGGAGAAGATGGTGAAGCGGCTGTCCTCGCGCACCGCCTTCGGCAAGAAGATCGTCGAGCATTCGGTGTGGGAGCAGCGCATCGGCGAGGCCCGCACCAACATCGACATGACGCGCCTGCTGTGCCTCAAGGCCGCCGATATGATGGACAAGGTCGGAAACAAGACGGCGCAGGCCGAGATCGCCATGATCAAGGTCGCCGCGCCCAACATGGCGCTGAAGATCATCGATGAGGCGATCCAGGCTTTCGGCGGTGCCGGCGTCTCTGACGAGGCGGGCCTTGCCAAGGACTACGCCCACATCCGCACGCTCCGTCTCGCCGACGGTCCGGACGAGGTGCACAACCGCGCCATTGCCAGACTTGAGGTTCGGAAGTATGCAAACTCTCCCAGTCATTAA
- a CDS encoding TetR/AcrR family transcriptional regulator: MASDHTRSAILAAAERLYADRGFGDVTLRDIVAEAGVNLAAVNYHFGSKDELIAELFVTRSIATNRERLRELKAAEEQGGGRAPIEVILRALVGPTLRGCLGPENQRSTAARFMIRASIESVPPIRRIKNREIDHLRKFAGAMRRALPERSEVDIYWGLNFALAMAHHTIRESERLTKLSEGKCDLDDVEDVVARVVSVATMALTAGKAETKAPSKVAAR; this comes from the coding sequence ATGGCCAGCGATCATACGAGGTCTGCCATTCTTGCCGCCGCGGAACGGCTCTATGCCGATCGCGGCTTCGGCGACGTGACGCTGCGCGACATCGTCGCGGAGGCAGGCGTCAACCTCGCCGCAGTGAACTATCATTTCGGCTCGAAGGACGAACTGATCGCGGAACTGTTTGTCACCCGGTCGATCGCGACCAACCGCGAGCGCCTGCGCGAGCTCAAGGCGGCGGAAGAGCAAGGCGGCGGCCGCGCGCCGATCGAGGTGATCTTACGCGCGCTGGTCGGGCCGACGCTGCGCGGGTGCCTCGGCCCTGAGAACCAGCGCTCGACCGCGGCGCGCTTCATGATCCGCGCCTCGATCGAATCCGTGCCGCCGATCCGGCGCATCAAGAACCGCGAGATCGACCATCTGCGCAAATTCGCCGGTGCGATGCGCCGCGCCCTGCCAGAGCGCAGCGAGGTCGATATCTACTGGGGCCTCAATTTCGCGCTCGCGATGGCGCACCACACCATCCGCGAGAGCGAGCGGCTGACCAAGCTGTCGGAAGGCAAATGCGATCTCGACGACGTCGAGGACGTCGTCGCGCGCGTGGTCAGCGTGGCGACGATGGCGCTGACAGCCGGAAAGGCGGAGACGAAGGCACCGTCGAAAGTGGCGGCGCGGTAA
- a CDS encoding RidA family protein — MKREALRVEPISTFLDRWKAPTSPVTRAGNMIFVAGLPPFDPETGEIASAPIERQSELVMEQMKLCLETAGASLDNVMKCNVYCTSTRHFAAFNAIYARYFPVDPPARIFVCTPEWFGPFDVEIDCIAMM, encoded by the coding sequence ATGAAACGCGAAGCGCTCCGCGTCGAACCGATCTCGACGTTCCTCGATCGCTGGAAGGCGCCGACCTCGCCGGTCACGCGCGCCGGCAACATGATCTTCGTCGCCGGTCTGCCGCCGTTCGATCCCGAGACGGGCGAGATCGCCTCCGCCCCGATCGAGCGGCAGAGCGAGCTCGTCATGGAGCAGATGAAGCTGTGCCTCGAGACGGCCGGCGCCTCCCTCGACAACGTCATGAAGTGCAACGTCTACTGCACCTCGACCAGGCACTTCGCTGCGTTCAACGCAATCTATGCGCGCTATTTCCCGGTCGATCCGCCGGCGCGGATCTTCGTCTGTACGCCGGAATGGTTCGGCCCCTTCGACGTCGAGATCGACTGTATCGCGATGATGTGA
- a CDS encoding 3-keto-5-aminohexanoate cleavage protein, whose translation MTTKTIITCAITGNLTKPEQSPYLPITPEQIATSALEAAEAGAAIAHIHVRDPKTGRPSMEIDLYRDVMERIRARNKSLVINLTTGPGGRFVPSIEDPRVAGPGTTLLQPEKRVEHIELLKPDICTLDLNTMNSGGEVVINTPRNVRIMAERMKAAGVLPEIELFDSGDCHLARDLFAEGTLKGPGLFSLVLGVKYGFSATPETMFYARSLLPSGAIWSGFGIGRAEFPMVAQAYLLGGHVRVGMEDNLYMSKGVLAKTNAELVAHAASILKSLGASVASAQDARELLGLA comes from the coding sequence ATGACCACCAAAACCATCATCACCTGCGCCATCACGGGCAACCTGACCAAGCCCGAGCAGTCGCCGTATCTGCCCATCACGCCCGAGCAGATCGCAACCTCTGCGCTGGAAGCGGCCGAAGCCGGCGCGGCGATCGCCCACATCCATGTGCGCGATCCCAAGACCGGTCGTCCGTCCATGGAGATCGATCTCTACCGCGACGTGATGGAGCGCATCCGCGCCCGCAACAAGAGCCTCGTCATCAACCTCACGACCGGCCCCGGCGGGCGCTTCGTGCCCTCGATCGAGGATCCTCGCGTCGCCGGTCCCGGCACCACGCTGCTCCAGCCCGAGAAGCGCGTCGAGCATATCGAGCTGCTCAAGCCCGATATCTGCACTCTGGATCTCAACACCATGAATTCCGGCGGCGAGGTCGTGATCAACACGCCGCGCAACGTCCGCATCATGGCCGAGCGCATGAAGGCAGCCGGCGTGCTGCCGGAGATCGAGCTGTTCGATAGCGGCGACTGCCATCTGGCGCGCGACCTGTTCGCCGAGGGCACGCTGAAGGGGCCGGGCCTGTTCTCCCTCGTGCTCGGGGTGAAGTACGGCTTCTCGGCCACGCCCGAGACGATGTTCTACGCTCGCAGCTTGCTGCCATCAGGCGCGATCTGGTCCGGCTTCGGCATCGGCCGCGCCGAATTCCCGATGGTGGCGCAAGCCTATCTGCTCGGCGGCCACGTCCGCGTCGGCATGGAGGACAATCTCTATATGTCCAAGGGCGTGCTGGCGAAGACCAATGCCGAGCTGGTTGCGCACGCCGCCTCCATCCTGAAAAGCCTGGGCGCGAGCGTTGCGAGCGCGCAGGACGCCCGGGAACTGCTCGGGCTGGCGTAA
- a CDS encoding CaiB/BaiF CoA transferase family protein — protein sequence MSALPLSGIKILDLTRVLAGPLSAQMLGDLGAEVIKIERPGTGDDARAFGPPYLTDPEGKANNNNSFYLCANRNKKSVTVNIAKPEGQAIIRELAKDADVFMENYKVGDLKRYGLDYETIKAINPGIIYCSVTGFGQTGPYAPRAGYDAILQAMGGLMSVTGHMDGEPGEGPMKVGPSIVDYMTGMNTSIGILSALYHRDANDGQGQHIDVCLFDTVIASLSHWLQIYLVNGKTPPRRGTWGNGGMPAGVFRCTDGELMLVVGNDGQFQRTCAVLGEPELASDPRFLRNNDRVVHGKEIMAIFAGLFLKKPVAYWLEKLEEAGVPSGPINNFEQGFSDPHVQSRGMRVKTQHKFEPELSLIRNALTLSGTPITEYRAPPLLGEHTQEVLGGKLGYDAAKIEELKKQGIV from the coding sequence ATGTCGGCCCTGCCGCTCTCAGGCATCAAGATCCTTGACCTCACCCGCGTGCTGGCCGGGCCCCTGTCGGCCCAGATGCTGGGCGATCTCGGCGCGGAGGTGATCAAGATCGAGCGGCCGGGCACCGGCGACGACGCGCGCGCGTTCGGACCGCCTTATTTGACCGACCCCGAAGGCAAGGCCAACAACAACAATTCGTTCTATCTCTGCGCCAACCGCAACAAGAAGTCGGTCACGGTGAACATCGCCAAGCCGGAAGGGCAGGCGATCATCCGCGAGCTCGCCAAGGACGCCGACGTCTTCATGGAGAACTACAAGGTCGGCGACCTCAAGCGCTACGGCCTCGATTATGAGACGATCAAGGCGATCAATCCCGGCATCATCTATTGCTCGGTGACCGGCTTCGGCCAGACCGGACCCTACGCGCCGCGCGCCGGCTATGACGCCATCCTGCAGGCGATGGGCGGCCTGATGAGCGTCACCGGCCATATGGACGGCGAGCCGGGCGAGGGCCCGATGAAGGTCGGCCCCTCCATCGTCGACTACATGACCGGCATGAACACCTCGATCGGCATCCTCTCGGCGCTCTATCATCGCGACGCCAATGACGGGCAGGGCCAGCACATCGACGTCTGCCTGTTCGACACCGTGATCGCGTCACTGTCGCACTGGCTGCAGATCTATCTCGTCAACGGCAAGACCCCGCCGCGGCGCGGCACCTGGGGCAATGGCGGCATGCCAGCCGGCGTGTTCCGCTGCACCGACGGCGAGCTGATGCTGGTGGTCGGCAATGACGGCCAGTTCCAGCGCACTTGCGCGGTGCTCGGTGAGCCGGAGCTGGCAAGCGATCCGCGCTTCCTTAGGAACAACGACCGCGTCGTGCACGGCAAGGAGATCATGGCGATCTTCGCCGGCCTGTTCCTGAAGAAGCCGGTGGCCTACTGGCTGGAAAAGCTGGAAGAGGCCGGCGTGCCCTCGGGCCCGATCAACAATTTCGAGCAGGGGTTCTCCGATCCGCACGTCCAGTCGCGCGGCATGCGGGTAAAGACGCAGCACAAGTTCGAGCCCGAGCTCTCCCTGATCCGCAACGCGCTGACCCTCTCGGGCACCCCCATCACCGAATATCGCGCCCCGCCGCTGCTCGGCGAGCACACTCAGGAGGTGCTTGGCGGCAAGCTCGGCTATGATGCGGCGAAAATCGAGGAGTTGAAGAAGCAGGGGATCGTCTAG
- a CDS encoding MFS transporter — protein MRFLKSDSRLIGVLLVLAITQLVGWGTIGLPAIVGRDLAADLGMSLPAVFAGTSVLYVAMGLCAPWLAKSFARHGARTVMMVGTVVTAPGFVLLSLAREPMLYFAAWIVLGIAGSATLSTGAYIMLNEIAGRQAKNAIGALMLVTGLSSSIFWPTTSFLSGHLGWRGTCLVYAAMMLLVSLPLYAFLAPRRKIASDDAGAPVKSSPPPAIPRSTFGLVVAAITLNAFVNFGISAILIELLRAEGLAPAQALLFGSMLGVIQVSARGLDLLGGGRWDGITTGLVAGTALPVAMLLLMMSEGATWAVAVFILLYGAGSGAMAVARATIPLVFYDQAEFAKAMSMIALPLNLASAISPPLLVGLLTEFGSRGALGLTLVFSCATVLILVLLGRRRPRVAAAVT, from the coding sequence ATGCGCTTCTTGAAATCTGACAGCAGGCTGATCGGCGTCCTGCTGGTGCTCGCCATCACGCAACTGGTCGGATGGGGCACGATCGGGCTTCCTGCCATCGTCGGGCGCGATCTCGCCGCCGATCTCGGCATGAGCCTGCCGGCGGTGTTCGCCGGGACATCCGTTCTCTATGTCGCGATGGGCCTGTGCGCGCCGTGGCTCGCCAAGTCGTTCGCGCGGCATGGCGCACGGACCGTCATGATGGTCGGCACGGTGGTTACCGCGCCGGGCTTCGTGCTGCTGTCTCTCGCGCGCGAGCCGATGCTCTATTTCGCCGCGTGGATCGTTCTCGGCATCGCCGGCAGCGCAACGCTCTCCACCGGCGCCTATATCATGCTGAACGAAATCGCCGGGCGGCAGGCCAAGAACGCCATCGGAGCCCTGATGCTGGTGACGGGCCTGTCCAGCAGCATCTTCTGGCCGACGACCTCGTTCCTGAGCGGCCACCTCGGCTGGCGCGGGACGTGCCTCGTCTATGCCGCGATGATGCTCCTCGTCAGCCTCCCGCTCTACGCGTTCCTCGCGCCGCGCCGCAAGATCGCGAGCGATGATGCCGGCGCGCCGGTCAAGTCGTCGCCGCCGCCTGCGATTCCAAGAAGCACATTCGGCCTCGTCGTCGCCGCGATCACGCTGAACGCCTTCGTCAATTTCGGCATCAGCGCCATTCTAATCGAGCTCTTGAGGGCGGAGGGGCTTGCGCCGGCGCAGGCACTGCTCTTCGGCTCGATGCTGGGCGTGATCCAGGTCAGCGCGCGCGGGCTGGATCTTCTCGGCGGCGGGCGCTGGGACGGGATCACGACCGGGCTCGTCGCGGGCACGGCGCTGCCCGTGGCGATGCTGCTGCTGATGATGAGCGAGGGCGCGACCTGGGCTGTCGCGGTCTTCATCCTGCTCTATGGCGCCGGCAGCGGCGCGATGGCGGTGGCGCGGGCCACCATCCCGCTGGTGTTCTACGACCAGGCCGAGTTCGCCAAGGCGATGTCGATGATCGCGCTGCCGCTCAACCTGGCCTCCGCGATCTCGCCGCCGCTCCTCGTCGGCCTGCTCACCGAATTCGGTAGCCGCGGTGCACTCGGCCTCACGCTGGTGTTCTCCTGCGCGACGGTGCTGATCCTGGTCCTGCTTGGCCGGCGGCGGCCGCGGGTGGCGGCGGCGGTGACCTGA